One region of Culex pipiens pallens isolate TS chromosome 2, TS_CPP_V2, whole genome shotgun sequence genomic DNA includes:
- the LOC120417985 gene encoding allatotropins-like produces MKIMKMSPCKVLFVVMLCSVLLCYHTSSAGPARQLASLAARASKIPRSIRAPFRNSEMMTARGFGKRRAPIGANVGGGSASGTMVKHVADETPWGYDKHEAGKLIEELVADGVDSLQMGGAGEQESFPLDWFASEMTTNPALARTILQRFVDTNRDGILTTSELISSPLGGGGAAASDSNDLF; encoded by the exons ATTATGAAAATGTCCCCCTGCAAAGTCCTGTTCGTGGTGATGCTGTGTTCGGTTCTGCTCTGCTATCACACGTCCAGTGCTGGCCCGGCCCGTCAGTTGGCCAGTTTGGCAGCGAGGGCCTCCAAAATACCACGTTCGATACGGGCCCCGTTCCGCAACTCTGAGATGATGACGGCGCGAGGATTCGGCAAGAGGCGCGCCCCGATTGGAGCGAACGTGGGCGGGGGCAGCGCAAGCGGAACCATGGTCAAACACGTGGCCGACGAAACGCCCTGGGGCTACGACAAGCATGAGGCCGGCAAGCTGATCGAGGAACTGGTGGCCGACGGAGTTGATTCGCTGCAGATGGGCGGTGCGGGGGAGCAGGAGAG CTTCCCCCTGGACTGGTTCGCCTCCGAGATGACCACCAACCCGGCCCTGGCGCGGACCATTTTGCAACGCTTCGTGGACACCAACCGGGACGGGATTCTAACTACGAGCGAACTGATCAGCTCACCGTTGGGTGGTGGTGGCGCCGCCGCCAGCGACAGCAACGACTTGTTCTAA